In Porites lutea chromosome 8, jaPorLute2.1, whole genome shotgun sequence, the genomic stretch TCCACCTTAGAAATTGGTCTGAGGTCTGGCAGTTAAACTTCAATGCGAAGAAATGTGAAATTATGAGAGTTACACATAATCGTGATAAATCTGTCCCACATTACTCCCTCGTCCCGCCTGGAGAACGTCTAAGCTCAGTGAGTTCTGTAAAGGACCTCGGCATCACAATCTCGCATGACCTCTCGTGGACTTTACACGTTGTTGAGGTTGTCAATAAGGCCAATAAAGTTCTTGGTCTAATCAAGCGAACAATCGGTTCTGTAAACAGGGAAATCTTTTCAACACTGTACAAGGCTCTTGTGAGACCAATCCTCGAGTACGCTTCCCCTGTATGGTGCCCTTACCTAGTGAAGAATATTGTTCTCTTAGAGAAAGTTCAGAGAAGAGCTTCTCGATTGGCCTTAGGTCAGCGAAGGGGAGAGATGTCATACGAAGATCGCTAAGAAATGTTGCGGTGGTCGCAGTTGACTGACAGAAGgctatatttttctttgattgaaTGCTATAAACTTGTATTCGGATTGAATAGCCTTTgtttttccgatttttttgaGTTCGCGTCAAAACGTACCAGGTCCAATCACAACTACAAACTGCAAGTTAAACCGGCTAACTGCAATTGTTATAAATACTCTTCTTTGTTAAAACTATTCGTGAATGGAATGACCTGCCCGCCAATGTTGTTGAGATAGGAAATTTAAGACGTTTTAAAATAGCTCTTAAATCGTACATGCGTATTTCTTAGGTTTTTATCCATCTTAGATCTTAGATTTTATTCATAagcatatatttttaatttttatttttggaagtttATTTACATAGGGTCAACCTCTTAAACTTCCTTTTTAGGgtattatttgtattttatttcttatgataccttaaataaagtatgtatgtatgtatgtaaacagTGTGCATGCATAATTTGTGCGAGTCTGTCCTAGTGATAAAATTGAGGAAGTTGTGCTAAACAGGGTATTAAAATTGAGGATGTcttcctaaacagggtatgtattttagggagtttttgtcctaaacagggtcagggtttcaaaccctcagcggctctgacccatacccaaatattggtggAGTAATCCCCCTCCCGGggtcccgtagttccctcgaaaaccatacccgattccagaccaactGATGGGCAAAGTGCATACCCGACGGCACATACCCaaatggcttatataagggagtaccccctcccccccgggaaCAGGAGCCGAGCTCCTGATAAGTAATTTTTGGATTTGTTCCGCATTTATTTTACACTGGGTTCCAGAGgatgtttttttcttatcgatactgatggttcgcggcgaagccgcgaacAACGAGGCGCGAAGcgccgagagaaaaaaagtcTCGGGAGCCTAATCAAACCGTAAGCACAGTTTACTTCATATTAGGTATTTTGACAACGGACCTCTGTAGCCAGGGTACATTTATTTCATCTTCGAATTtatcaattatttctttctttatttattttttagtaaTGAGAGGATCGTATGTTATTCATAGTCCTATGAAGATTTGTACTGCTCCTTCAATCTCATCATTCCAACTGAGCTACGGAGTTTGCCGCTCGCGAATTTTCAAAGTAAACACAATATTGACCCGTGTGTTGTAAACTTAGACCTCAAATCTTGAATAATTAGAAAAACCATACTTTCAGATaaaatcaggagcccataaccttcattagctgcgtatcaaAAAGTGCCCAGAAACTGAATCTAAAAGTAAAAATCCTATAAAATTCGCCGACATTCACAGAAGTGATGCGTGTATTATaaatgtgagaagcattaaaTTCAACTTAAATGCTTTGTCTcaggatcgtgttttgagcaAACGTTAATCgctaaaacacaaaacaatagacagagaaattagggccatttatacgaggaaaaataagacgcgtcttaaataagacgcgaactgtaccgttcatacgagcatgtcttatctaataagacgcgtcttagctaagccgcgtcttattttagacgaaatgtgccgtttatacggaaagttcgcgtcttatttaagacgcgtcttatgtaagacgcgtcttatttttcctcgtataaatggccctattatttCTCGAAAATTTTTATTCAGAGGCCCATAAATtaatccttaaaagcaattcGCGTGACACAAATTTGtctcgtggatccgttcacacaagtaaaatcggctgagcacatggcaaaaattattcaacacaAATCTCAAATCAGGGCGCTCAAGCCGATCTCAAAATGTATAAAACGTTAGAGATGAAATATTCACAAATGCGTAATTTTCTTGACTgtagagtacaaaatgtacctgaaaattcttcaaaaacttcgctgcttggtggcgtttcaaaacaagcaaaGCGCTCCGATCGGCCGTGATAAAAATTCCGTGTATTTTAaattcctcgaaggacaatTTTATAAAGCCGGAAAAGCCTTCCTTTGTCAATTTGAAGAAAACTAAGGATTCTTTTGAAGATTCCTTTCCCATCTGTGCCGTTAgcggtgtatttttaactttgaaattcgAAACACTGGTATTGTTTATCATCGCCATTGAGCTGTCTCACTTTTGTCTCACGTTTGAGGATTTTTGTCAAGGCCTTACATTTTCGCATGGACCAGGTGatccgaaacgctttggccgcgagggaaaatgaggcctagggactaggcaaggttGAATGCAGGCGCTCTCTCGCCTACTCCTCCATCTTGTTCTCGCTCAGCCTCTTTCGTGACAAAACACGAACAAAAACGCGGAAAAGAACCCGCCGACTACACAGGATTCAGCCGTTTCAATAAAGAATTCTGTTATGTAAGTCCCTTATTATCCTCACTATAATGGCGAGTAGGTTTACAAACTTTGTACAACCGGGCCTTACTACCAATTCGTCTTTTATATGTTTCTCAACCCTTAGCCTCCCCCTGGGATGAAATTACTCCTTTCTTTGGTCGCGCCGAAATTCAAACCTCATAGGAGGGAAGTTTTACCTTGATTTTCGTCCTTACAAGGCTCATCACCTGCAGATACGACCAGAGATGATTATATACTAGAAAAATAACTATTGTTCTCGAAcagttcttcaattttttttttacaaacgaTTTGGTAAACCTTTGGTGTTATGGTTTTGCATATGAGCAATTTTCTCGACATTTGGATCTCAGCCATATGATAACGCAAGCTAACGCATATATCTCAACGTTTAACTCTCGTCTTGAAAACATAGATTTCCGATCCGCTGCCTGAAGCTCAGTGCTAAGGATGTTAATTAGTTTATAGAAGAATGGACATGCATTGAGgtccaattttttcaagttttaatgtaatgcctgcaaaaatcaccattACATGTAAAAGTTATTATGGTTCATCTGTGCtccttgacaaaatttgtttaatatATTCTTCACAATTCTACAGTTTATCACTTTACACGTGTgaaggcactaagtaatgatTTATTTTACGGcacaaaactgaaattaaaacagCAAAATCCTCGTGACATGGCTCCTTTAGGGCTTAACAAAATAGTCTAATAAGACTGGGAATTTTACTTACAGCTATATCTTTAGAAATATAACTTCGTTTGTTATAATTCATCTAAGTTAATTCTTGTCACACGTAAGGGCTTTTTAGACTTTTTCAGAATCAGTGTTAACATAATAGGCATGATACACATTTGAATTTCTATGAATCCAAATTAAGCATGGCCCAATGCCAAACAGTTCATTTAAGTTTTACAGACCACGCTTGCATCCTCGCTATGGCCACAGTTGTGTCTTCCCCAGCCATTATGTGTACAGTGAAACAATGAAGCCTCTGTTCCATTGCAATGGACATCATCCATCCAGATAGTGCCAGATCCTTGGCCATACTTTGCTCTACGAGGTGCCGAGGACGCACTAGGGAAACCAAGCTGACGGCAAACCACATGAGCGTCTTTAGTACCCCAGTAATCATCACACACTGTGCCCCATCGGCCGTTGTGATAAACTTCAACTCGGCCATAATTAACACTGCCATTCACCAAACGAATGTTAGCAGAACACTGCAAACTGGCATCTCTGCTGTGTGTACAGTTATTGTTTCCCCATCCACGGTGTCTGCAATCGTAGATATGTGATTCGTTACCTGAGCAGGCCACGTCATCTATCCATATGGGACCAGAGCCCTGACCATAATAGGCGCTGCTCCAAGCGTTAGTAGCTGACTGCGACAAATCCAACTGTCTGCAGACCACGTTAGCGTCATTTATGTCCCAAGCATCATCGCAAACTGTTCCCCACTGACCATCATAGAACACTTCAACTCTTCCAGCCAATATGGTGCCATCTTTGAGACGAACTGAACCTGAGGTCACAGCTAGCGTTCAAATAAAAGGTAAAGTGGGTTTAAAATTTTACACCGTATTTTTCTTATAATGTACGCTTTCTAAAAGTCCGCTTTGGTGGGGTCAAAGGTCGGGAGCGGGGGGACTTTTGTCGCTCGGGTCAAGTGGCATGTCCCTGTGTTTCCTCTCCGGAATCGGGGTATCTGGACTTACCTTCTAAACATATTTAGCTATTCTTCTTTTACATATCTAGCggaatttttgaaaatcaaCCCACCAATTTTTGCAGTCATTTGTCGAGTGAAAAAGGGCCAAAAATCGTCCAATAAGGCCAAATATCACACTAACGAAGGAGaaagaaagtaaaaactcaAGGGTTTAAGGTCTGGGTCAAAGACTTGAGGTCTTCGTGTGCCTTAAAACTATGGTCTCGTAAAATGTCACGcgaccaaaaattgaaaatgaaggaaattggcgaattggtggcgaatttactttgtCTGGATAAATAAATTGGCGTTTCTGAGACTGTAAACATACTTATTTTCTAAGTTTGGAGTGAATGTACGCAAAGTTTAGAATTAAAGTTCTAAGaattaaagattaattttgagcatttaaaatgatgttttccctcataatttttttacgaaagtGCAATGGACAGTCATTCCAAACGTGGAGGAAGAGGATAATTATGTTGGTATACCCACCCGTATAGATAAATTTCAAGATGTATGTCCAAAGTAGCTTTATTTACCCACTTTCTTCCTTTCAGTCCTTAACATCGATTATCTATTAGCACATCTTTATatcatgtttattttttgaaaaccaacctaacgagaTTTGCAGCCGTTTAAGTGAacaggcgtcaaaaggcaggtttcttaagccagtaacaaaagaaaaggaaaggagaaaaggaaagagcgaggagaaggaaagaggagaagagaagaaaaaacaatggtagcctgaatttcatccgaagtaatcggatgaaattcaggctaaaacaATGGTTGCagtcttagtttttataatggctacttggagatagtttttgaccgaaaaaaactgttggacggaaaaggtccatttggcgataacgttttcaaaaatccaacTAGATATATATTCGTACTATCTGCTTACTATTAGCTTATTAATTATGTAGAACTTACTAGTAAATTTACACTGTACATAGTCTCTCCACTACCCGCCTAGATTAGCTCTAGCAATTTTGCAGGCTAGTGCTATTGTCTTTATCCTTGaatactttgcaaaatctcTCAATAAACTTTGACTAAgagtgttagaaatatttaatatgaatgaGAAAAATGTTATCAATTACTTGATTTCTTTCCTTAAACCCATTACCAGTTTGTCAATtatttaagattaaaaaagaaaaactggccACGTGACATATCACATGACTTATTAACACACCATTTATATACTTTATGTTAAggacaaggattttttttatgtgtgccaaattttgattcTCCTCCATCCTCTGTGCCGAAGTAATAGCCAGTGATAGCCATAGTCATTTTCCAAACGTAATAAAACCAATTAGACCCAGGCCTGTAATCTACTTAAGAAGGGCAAGAACGAGGAGAACTGACacgaggagaagagaaaaaaaaaaagtaatggttGCACCCTAGATAACTTTTATATtggctactttggagatagtttttggctAACGCTTACAAAGCTCCAGCTAGATATACAATCAAAGTCTAATTTCGCACACATGGTTGAACCGAAACTAAATATTGTTAGATTATTGTTACTTTATCGTGTGTACGGTTGGAAAGTTCTTATCATGCTAACCACAAAGCCCGCTAATAAAGATCACAGAGCTTTTTCTATTCATCTTGTCTACGAATAAAAATACCTCGGTAACGCGCGTTAAATCCTCTATACTCTGAAGAGCCATCAGATGTAAACCGCACATATAGCTTTGTGGACGAACTTGTGATAGGCGCTGGAAGGGAGCTTCCACTAAATTCGCCAATCAGAGGTGCGGAAATCGAGTCACCGTCGTACACGCGTACATAGTCCGCCGACGATTGGGTGGTGAAATAGTAGAACAAAAGTTCAATCACTGCATTCGAAGTTAGATTCCATCGACAATCCATATTACTACTGTATGTCGGGCCTCTATATCTATGAGTTGAGTAAATCATACCACTTGGTTTGCTGGAGTCACGCATAAGAAGATTAGAGCAGGAGCTTGTTGCCGTCATTGTAGGAACTGTTGAAAAGGCAAAAGCAAATGTACATGTGATTTAAAGCATGTGCATGGACATCAACAGTTGATGGAGGGGTTAGGGCTGTTGGTAGATCGCTGGTCTACTGAGAGGGCTGTAAAAGCCAGTTATGTTATTATTGATCACAATTGTAATAAAGCCCTCAGGTAATG encodes the following:
- the LOC140945524 gene encoding uncharacterized protein — translated: MALPPSTEISELTFVLNDISSGISSTVKLYADDTKVYREIPDIARDRSILQSDLLHLRNWSEVWQLNFNAKKCEIMRVTHNRDKSVPHYSLVPPGERLSSVSSVKDLGITISHDLSWTLHVVEVVNKANKVLGLIKRTIGSVNREIFSTLYKALVRPILEYASPVWCPYLVKNIVLLEKVQRRASRLALGQRRGEMSYEDR
- the LOC140945525 gene encoding uncharacterized protein, giving the protein MTARKVFRISVVALLLYLAVTQKCPASGRSESSIIGWMLRGHVYNTLLAELPFTCVFKCREDNRCQSFNWVISLLTCEFNNRTKEARPEDFIPNPERSYYPRDLKRVPLGSIQELPAETCDEIKRSEGHAVSGKYWFSTVKSGTSVLAYCNMKTNDIDECSASSPVCDINANCSNTHGSYYCTCKAGFTGGGKTCQDTDECNASSPVCDINANCSNTRGSYDCTCKVGYAGDGKTCQDVNECQTGSYSCHAQGQCVNVPGSYSCKCLPGYTGDGKSKCEVPTMTATSSCSNLLMRDSSKPSGMIYSTHRYRGPTYSSNMDCRWNLTSNAVIELLFYYFTTQSSADYVRVYDGDSISAPLIGEFSGSSLPAPITSSSTKLYVRFTSDGSSEYRGFNARYRAVTSGSVRLKDGTILAGRVEVFYDGQWGTVCDDAWDINDANVVCRQLDLSQSATNAWSSAYYGQGSGPIWIDDVACSGNESHIYDCRHRGWGNNNCTHSRDASLQCSANIRLVNGSVNYGRVEVYHNGRWGTVCDDYWGTKDAHVVCRQLGFPSASSAPRRAKYGQGSGTIWMDDVHCNGTEASLFHCTHNGWGRHNCGHSEDASVVCKT